A window of Ignavibacterium sp. contains these coding sequences:
- a CDS encoding ATP-grasp domain-containing protein: MRLNVIVTDGNYQNTNAIIRALKSKGLKVGVILNSITDLNFYSVLPDKKFFFKTNLLKSSEQNDFEKYWQELEVILRNNPVEVFMPVGNISCRFASLYKNKIEQYAKVPVVEIETMEIAQNKQLTFNYAEKLGIPIPKTIELNNKTEINDSFLNSIPYPCVIKKTNYNEGGVIYCNNRNELKNHLLLYQENKKNIKTFPVIQEYIKGTGAGYYGIYQNGACKGYFMHERIHEFPITGGASTLARSAYNEKLKYLGDKLLQELKWQGVAMVEFKKTSENEFVLMEVNPKFWGSLELSYAAGINFPYLNYLIALGKDVPASDYKTDIYFRWVFPYDLLWLLYSDKKNRIEFRKIKKNHKIFSNLHFDDPFVLLHNFLHFFIKLLKIKKYPHGHIKQEN, from the coding sequence ATGCGACTTAATGTTATAGTAACCGACGGAAATTATCAGAATACAAATGCAATAATTAGAGCTTTGAAGTCCAAAGGATTAAAGGTAGGTGTAATCTTAAATTCAATTACTGACCTTAACTTTTACTCTGTCCTGCCTGATAAAAAATTTTTTTTCAAAACAAATTTGTTAAAAAGTTCAGAACAGAATGATTTTGAAAAGTATTGGCAGGAGCTTGAGGTTATTTTAAGAAATAACCCAGTTGAAGTTTTTATGCCTGTCGGTAATATCTCCTGCAGATTTGCTTCTTTGTATAAAAATAAAATTGAACAATATGCAAAGGTGCCTGTTGTTGAAATTGAAACAATGGAGATAGCTCAGAATAAACAATTAACATTTAATTATGCAGAAAAATTAGGAATTCCAATACCCAAAACAATTGAACTTAATAATAAGACCGAAATAAATGATTCATTCCTAAACTCAATCCCTTACCCCTGTGTTATTAAAAAAACTAATTATAATGAAGGTGGTGTAATTTATTGTAATAATAGGAATGAATTAAAAAATCATCTTCTGTTGTACCAGGAAAATAAGAAAAATATTAAAACATTCCCTGTAATTCAGGAATACATTAAAGGAACTGGGGCAGGATATTATGGTATTTATCAAAACGGAGCGTGTAAAGGATATTTTATGCACGAAAGAATTCATGAATTTCCGATTACTGGTGGTGCAAGCACACTGGCCAGAAGTGCTTATAATGAAAAATTAAAATATTTAGGTGATAAATTGCTTCAAGAACTTAAATGGCAGGGAGTTGCAATGGTTGAATTCAAAAAGACTTCTGAAAATGAATTTGTACTTATGGAAGTAAATCCGAAATTCTGGGGGTCATTAGAACTTAGTTATGCAGCCGGAATAAATTTCCCTTATCTAAATTATCTTATAGCACTCGGTAAAGATGTTCCAGCATCCGATTACAAAACAGACATCTATTTCCGATGGGTTTTTCCTTACGATTTATTATGGCTTTTATATTCAGATAAGAAAAACAGAATAGAATTCAGAAAGATTAAAAAAAATCATAAAATATTCAGCAATCTTCATTTTGATGATCCCTTTGTATTGCTTCATAATTTTTTACATTTTTTCATAAAATTACTTAAAATAAAGAAATATCCACATGGACATATTAAACAAGAAAATTAA
- a CDS encoding PHP domain-containing protein → MDILNKKINFHIHTKYSFDSLLEPSFIVDYLFQNGFDAAIITDHNTIKGAVEAQEYATKKYKDKFTVIIGEEVKSDIGDIIGFPLEEEVEPGDWETVVMKMKQQGAFLCLPHPYKSHNLFLIHQEEFINQFDFIEIFNARINDKLNEHAFNLAEKYKKIKIVGNDAHVKSDLLNCSNYYDGSLETPVFTTNKTHLRNVRHSQIINYYKKRNIAETLKYSLLYFIGK, encoded by the coding sequence ATGGACATATTAAACAAGAAAATTAATTTCCATATTCATACAAAATATTCATTTGACAGTTTACTTGAGCCTTCTTTCATAGTTGATTATTTATTTCAGAACGGATTTGATGCAGCAATAATCACTGACCATAATACAATTAAAGGTGCTGTTGAAGCTCAAGAATATGCCACAAAAAAGTACAAAGATAAATTTACTGTAATAATTGGGGAAGAAGTGAAATCCGATATCGGTGATATTATTGGTTTTCCATTAGAAGAGGAAGTTGAACCCGGAGATTGGGAAACAGTGGTAATGAAAATGAAACAGCAAGGTGCATTTCTCTGTCTGCCTCATCCATATAAATCACACAATCTTTTTTTAATTCATCAGGAAGAATTCATAAATCAATTTGATTTTATAGAAATTTTTAATGCAAGAATAAATGATAAACTTAATGAACATGCATTTAACCTTGCTGAAAAGTATAAAAAAATAAAAATAGTTGGTAACGATGCTCATGTAAAATCAGATTTATTAAACTGCTCCAATTATTATGACGGAAGTTTAGAAACGCCGGTGTTTACAACAAATAAAACTCATTTAAGAAATGTTAGACATAGTCAGATAATAAATTATTATAAAAAGAGGAATATCGCTGAGACTTTAAAGTATTCTTTACTATATTTTATTGGTAAATAA